CGTTATCATGCATATCTCGTATTTTAGTAAGACTGGATATCTTAGCCATTTAATACAACTCCTTTAATCCACCAGGTTTTTCATCATCTGTATTGTTTCTGCAAGGCTCACGCGCTCATAGACTCCTTGTTTTAAAAAAGAAACAATAGATGGATATGCCGCTATAGCTAAGTCAATTTCGGAATTTGTTCCTTTTTTATATGCTCCGATAGAGATTAATTCATTATTTTCTTCATAGGTCGCAAGAAGCGATCTTAACCTTGCAGCAATTTGTTTATGTTCATCTGTTGCGATAACATTCATTACCCTGCTGATAGACTTCAGAACATTAATAGCAGGATACTGTCCCCGTTCGGCAATTTTCCGGTCCAGCACAATATGGCCGTCTAATATTCCCCGGACAGCATCTGCTATCGGTTCGTTCATATCATCCCCATCAACAAGCACTGTATAAAAACCTGTTATCGAACCATTTTCATCGGTACCTGCCCGCTCCAAGAGCTTTGGTAAGATGGAGAATACACTCGGTGTGTACCCTTTTGTCGTTGGCGGTTCTCCTATCGCTAAACCAATTTCTCTTTGCGCCATAGCAACCCGCGTAACAGAATCCATCATTAAATTCACATGCAAACCTTGTTCCCTGAAATATTCGCTGATTGCTGTAGCGGTATATGCACCACGGATTCGCATAAGAGCAGGCTGGTCAGAGGTTGCCGCAACAATAATCGATTTTTGTAAGCCTTCTTCTCCTAAATCATGTTCAATAAATTCCCGGACTTCTCTTCCCCGTTCGCCAATAAGGGCAATAACGTTCACATCAGCGCTGCTGTTTCTGGCAATCATTCCAAGCAGGGTGCTTTTGCCGACGCCGCTGCCTGCAAATAAACCAACACGCTGGCCAACTCCCATGGATAGAAGTCCATCGATAGCCCGGACGCCAACTTGTATCGGCTCCCTAATGGTCGGGCGGGAGAGGGGATTAGGCGGTTTTCGCTCCGTTTGATATCCTGTTAATCCCTTGGGAAGAGGGAAGCCATCTAAAAGCGGCTTCCCTAAAGGGTCCAGTACTTGACCGATCAAACTCCGGCCAACTTTTACTTTTAACGGATGGCCGGTTGCCTCCACTAAACAGCCTGAACCTACTTCATTTACTTCCCGATAAGGCATCAAAATGATTTTTTCGTTTTGAAACCCTACCACTTCAGCTAATATTGGTTCACTGCTGCCCGCGCTCGTATGAATATAACAAACCTCACCGATGTTCGCGGCCGGACCTTCTGACTCAATCATCAAACCGACAACGCGTATCACTTTTCCAAACCGTTTATACGGAACCGTCTTCTCTATAACGGAAATCAACGCCTCTTTGTTCATTGTACATCCTCCATGACATACTCCATTAACGATTCACGAATACTTTCCAGTTGTGTGTTTACACTTGTTTCTATCTGGCCGTGCGGGTACTGGATAATACAATCTGTCGGCTGCATGTCCGTATCGGCATGAATCGAGAGTTTGGTTTCTTCCCCGACTAGTCGCTGCAGTTCTTCCTGATGGGAATGAACTTCTTCATAGTATTCCGGGTGAACGACAATAACGATGACCGGTTGAGATCTGACTTCATTAAGTGCTTCTTCGATTAATGTCTTGATGTAAACCGGCTGTTCTTTCAGTTCATTATGTAACACCTTATTCGCTACTGCCATGGCTATCTCTACAATACTTTCAGCTTGCTTCTCTAAGGTTTGATGATAGTCCTCTTTGGCTATATCAATGATATGGTTCGCTTCTTGCAGTTTGTCCCTAAACTGCTGATAAGCCTCTTGTTTTCCATCCTCATATCCCTTTTGAAAACCTTGTTGCTGTGCATTCTCCATTAATTCCTGTTTTTGTGTTTCCCAATTGTTCCGTGCTTCTTCTATCTGATTATCCGCTTCTTCTTTCCGTTTTTTCTGCTCTCGTTCAATCGAAGCCAGTTCTTCTTTTTGGAAAGAAATCTTCTCAGATAATTGCCGGTGCACTTCTTTTTCATTTTCTGGAGGGGTCGTCACCGGAGGAATGATAGACTCAATTGGCTTGATTCCAATTTGCTTTTTATGTTCAGACAATAATATCGTCTCCTCCGCCCCGTGCTATAACAATTTCTCCTTTTTCCTCCAGGCCGCGTATGACATTCACTATTCTTGTTTGTGATTCTTCGACATCTTTTAACCGTACCGGCCCCATGTACTCCATCTCTTCTTTAAAAGTGGTTACCATCCGTTCTGACATGTTTTGGAAAACAATATCCTTCACTTCATTACTTGCTACTTTAAGAGACAAACGCAAGTCATCGTTAACTACCTCTCTGATTACTCGCTGTATTGCACGATTATCCAATGTCACAATATCTTCAAACACAAACATTCTTTTCTTAATCTCTTCTGCTAATTCCGGATCCTGCGATTCCAGCGTCTCTAAAATGGTTCTCTCAGTGGAGCGATCCACGCCATTCAATACTTCAACTACTGTTTGAATGCCGCCGGTTTGCGTATAATCTTCCGTCATAGAAGAAGAGATATTTTTCTCCAGCACTTGCTCTATCTGGCTGATTATCTCCGGAGAAGTAGAGTCCATGGTAGCAATTCTGCTGGCCACATCAGCTTGGACATTTTTCGGCAACGCAGACAGGATTTGACCGCTTTGTTCCGCATCCAGGTAAGAAAGGATGAGCGCAATGGTTTGCGGGTGTTCTCCCTGAATATAATTCAACACCTGCTGCGGGTCTGCCTTTCTTGCAAAATCAAACGGCCTCACCTGTAAAGAAGAAGTCAGCCGATTAATAATGCTGGATGCCTCCTGTTTTCCAAATGCTTTTTCTAAAACTGTTTTTGCATACCCTATTCCCCCTTGAGAGATATAGTCCTGTGCAACAGCAATTTGATGGAACTGATCCAATATATCTTCTTTTAAATTGGAATCTACTTTTTTTACGGAGGAAATGTCCAAACTGAGTTTTTCAATTTCTTCTTCTGATAAATATTTATACACTTGTGCGGATACATCCGGACCTAATGAGATTAAAAGAATGGCTGCCTTCTGTCTGCCTGTCAACGTATTTTTTCTTGCCATAACTCGTACCTCCTAATCCTCATTCATCCAGCTGCGCAACAGCTTTGCAAATTCTTCTGGTTTTTCATTCGCAATTTTCTCCAGTTGCTTCCTTCTGATAACTTCTTCCGAGTCCTCTGTAGGAAGGTCGGGAATAACTGGTTCTTCTTCCTGATTTGTCACATCGGCTTGTTCTTCTTGTATTTCTTCTTCTTCCCACATCTGCTCTGTCCGGTTTCTTCTGAGCATAAATAGCAATACAATAATGGCAATAAGTAATATACCACCGACAATATAAAGCCATATTGGAATTCCTGAGCCGGATGGTTCTTCTTGTTCTTCACCGGAAGTGCTGAATTCCTGGAAAACAATCGACGTATTTGCTACATCATCTTCCTCTTGTAAATCTCCATCAACTGACGTTTCGATGACTGAATTCAAGATAGAATCGATGCCTTCCTGCACATCTGTCTGTTCCTGCTGATTCAAAAATTCCATTTCACCATCTTCGCCCTGCCTTGCACTGTTCACAGCCACCTGTATTCCAAGGTCTCTGACCTGGTAGGGACTTTCTACTATTTCACTGCGGATGCGGTTAAACTCATAATTAATGGTTTCCCGGTCTAATTCATAATCTCCGTCTTCGCCTTCTCCCTCCTCAGCAGGAAAATTGGCAACATCTTCGTCTCCAGCACCAGCAACACCTTCCGGATTTCCTTGACCAGTGTAAGACTCTTGAATCGTTTCTAAGCTGACAGGAAGTCCTTCCATTGCTTCCAAATCAACAGGTTCTACTATTTCCTCTGTTCGGTTTTCTTGAGAAAAATCAATATCTGCCGTAACAGAAACAACAATATTTTCATTTCCTACCATCGTTCCGAGCATTTGTTGTAGTCTGCGTTGAATATCCTTCTCAACATCTTTTTTAATCGATTGCTGATCCGAATAGGAATTTTGCCCGCCGGCTAATTGCGTTTCCTGGTCATAATATTCAAAGTACTGGTTCATGATCATAATGTCTTCGGAATCCAAATTGGGGATTGCCTTTGAAACGAGGTGATATAGTCCCTCTACCTGATTTCCTTCAAATTGATAACCCGGTTGTGTATGTAACATAATAGCGACACTTGCCTCGCCTGTTGATTCATCAGCGAAAACAGGCTGTTCAGGCATATTTATCATCACATTTGCATCCTGTACGCCCTCAATCCCGGAGATTAAATTGCCAAGTTCTGTCTGCATGGCATCTAATTTCATCACACTGAACTCATTCTCTGTCACACCCCAGGAGGCATTTTCACTAAAAAAAGAATAATCAATACTTCCGCTGTTCGGGAGCCCCATCGAAGCAAATTCCAATAGTAACGAATCATCTTCGCCTTCAGGAACCAGAATGGTAGTTCCGCCATTTTCCAACTCATACGGAACAGCTTTCGCATCTAATTCACTTGTAATTTGACCAGCCTCTTGCATAGATAACTCGTTATATAAAGGAACATAGTTCGTAGTGGAACTAAAGAAGATGACAGAAGCGATAATCATCACTATTAAAATAGCCCCGCCAATTATTGACCCTTT
The nucleotide sequence above comes from Oceanobacillus timonensis. Encoded proteins:
- the fliI gene encoding flagellar protein export ATPase FliI → MNKEALISVIEKTVPYKRFGKVIRVVGLMIESEGPAANIGEVCYIHTSAGSSEPILAEVVGFQNEKIILMPYREVNEVGSGCLVEATGHPLKVKVGRSLIGQVLDPLGKPLLDGFPLPKGLTGYQTERKPPNPLSRPTIREPIQVGVRAIDGLLSMGVGQRVGLFAGSGVGKSTLLGMIARNSSADVNVIALIGERGREVREFIEHDLGEEGLQKSIIVAATSDQPALMRIRGAYTATAISEYFREQGLHVNLMMDSVTRVAMAQREIGLAIGEPPTTKGYTPSVFSILPKLLERAGTDENGSITGFYTVLVDGDDMNEPIADAVRGILDGHIVLDRKIAERGQYPAINVLKSISRVMNVIATDEHKQIAARLRSLLATYEENNELISIGAYKKGTNSEIDLAIAAYPSIVSFLKQGVYERVSLAETIQMMKNLVD
- the fliH gene encoding flagellar assembly protein FliH, with product MSEHKKQIGIKPIESIIPPVTTPPENEKEVHRQLSEKISFQKEELASIEREQKKRKEEADNQIEEARNNWETQKQELMENAQQQGFQKGYEDGKQEAYQQFRDKLQEANHIIDIAKEDYHQTLEKQAESIVEIAMAVANKVLHNELKEQPVYIKTLIEEALNEVRSQPVIVIVVHPEYYEEVHSHQEELQRLVGEETKLSIHADTDMQPTDCIIQYPHGQIETSVNTQLESIRESLMEYVMEDVQ
- the fliG gene encoding flagellar motor switch protein FliG encodes the protein MARKNTLTGRQKAAILLISLGPDVSAQVYKYLSEEEIEKLSLDISSVKKVDSNLKEDILDQFHQIAVAQDYISQGGIGYAKTVLEKAFGKQEASSIINRLTSSLQVRPFDFARKADPQQVLNYIQGEHPQTIALILSYLDAEQSGQILSALPKNVQADVASRIATMDSTSPEIISQIEQVLEKNISSSMTEDYTQTGGIQTVVEVLNGVDRSTERTILETLESQDPELAEEIKKRMFVFEDIVTLDNRAIQRVIREVVNDDLRLSLKVASNEVKDIVFQNMSERMVTTFKEEMEYMGPVRLKDVEESQTRIVNVIRGLEEKGEIVIARGGGDDIIV
- the fliF gene encoding flagellar basal-body MS-ring/collar protein FliF, with product MKEKLQKWRESTFTFWKSRSKGQKGSIIGGAILIVMIIASVIFFSSTTNYVPLYNELSMQEAGQITSELDAKAVPYELENGGTTILVPEGEDDSLLLEFASMGLPNSGSIDYSFFSENASWGVTENEFSVMKLDAMQTELGNLISGIEGVQDANVMINMPEQPVFADESTGEASVAIMLHTQPGYQFEGNQVEGLYHLVSKAIPNLDSEDIMIMNQYFEYYDQETQLAGGQNSYSDQQSIKKDVEKDIQRRLQQMLGTMVGNENIVVSVTADIDFSQENRTEEIVEPVDLEAMEGLPVSLETIQESYTGQGNPEGVAGAGDEDVANFPAEEGEGEDGDYELDRETINYEFNRIRSEIVESPYQVRDLGIQVAVNSARQGEDGEMEFLNQQEQTDVQEGIDSILNSVIETSVDGDLQEEDDVANTSIVFQEFSTSGEEQEEPSGSGIPIWLYIVGGILLIAIIVLLFMLRRNRTEQMWEEEEIQEEQADVTNQEEEPVIPDLPTEDSEEVIRRKQLEKIANEKPEEFAKLLRSWMNED